From a single Cygnus atratus isolate AKBS03 ecotype Queensland, Australia chromosome 10, CAtr_DNAZoo_HiC_assembly, whole genome shotgun sequence genomic region:
- the CAMKV gene encoding caM kinase-like vesicle-associated protein has product MPFGCVTLGDKKDYNQPSEVTDRYDLGQVIKTEEFCEIFRAKEKTSGKLYTCKKFLKRDGRKVRKAAKNEIIILKMVKHPNILQLVDVYITRKEYFIFLELATGREVFDWILDQGYYSEKDTSNVIRQVLEAVAYLHSLKIVHRNLKLENLVYYNRLKNSKIVISDFHLAKLENGLIKEPCGTPEYLAPEVVGRQRYGRPVDCWAIGVIMYILLSGNPPFYEEADEDDYENHDKNLFRKILAGDYEFDPPYWDDISQAAKELVTRLMEVEQDQRITAEEAISHEWISGNAASDKNIKDGVCAQIEKNFARAKWKKAVRVTTLMKRLRAPEQTEPAAAAASTAAAATDAAAPPAPPTPPAATSPAPATCNGDSDAAAEAPKEPSG; this is encoded by the exons ATGCCGTTTGGCTGCGTGACGCTGGGGGACAAGAAAGATTATAACCAGCCGTCCGAGGTGACCGACAGATATGACCTGGGCCAGGTCATCAAAAC GGAGGAGTTCTGCGAAATCTTCCGGGCGAAGGAGAAGACGTCGGGCAAGCTGTACACCTGCAAGAAGTTTCTGAAGCGGGACGGGCGCAAGGTGCGGAAGGCGGCCAAGAACGAGATCATCATCCTCAAAAT GGTGAAGCACCCCAACATCCTGCAGCTGGTGGACGTCTACATCACCCGCAAGGAGTACTTCATCTTCCTGGAGCT GGCCACAGGCCGGGAGGTCTTCGACTGGATCCTGGACCAGGGCTACTACTCGGAGAAGGACACCAGCAACGTCATCCGGCAGGTGCTGGAGGCCGTCGCCTACCTGCACTCGCTCAAGATCGTGCACAGGAACCTCAAG CTGGAGAACCTGGTGTACTACAACCGCCTGAAGAACTCCAAGATCGTCATCAGCGACTTCCACCTGGCCAAGCTGGAGAATGGCCTCATCAAGGAGCCCTGCGGCACCCCCGAGTACCTGG CTCCGGAGGTGGTGGGGCGGCAGCGGTACGGGCGGCCGGTGGACTGCTGGGCTATCGGCGTCATCATGTACATCCT CCTCTCGGGGAACCCCCCGTTCTACGAGGAGGCGGACGAGGATGACTACGAGAACCACGACAAGAACCTCTTCCGCAAAATCCTGGCCGGGGACTACGAGTTCGACCCGCCCTACTGGGACGATATCTCGCAGGCGG ccaaGGAGCTGGTGACGCGGCTGATGGAGGTAGAGCAGGACCAGCGGATCACGGCAGAGGAGGCCATCTCCCACGAGTG GATCTCCGGCAACGCTGCCTCCGATAAGAACATCAAGGACGGCGTCTGCGCCCAGATCGAGAAGAACTTTGCCAGGGCCAAGTGGAAG AAAGCCGTGAGGGTGACCACGCTCATGAAGCGCCTGCGGGCGCCTGAGCAGACGGAGccagccgccgccgctgcttccaccgccgccgccgccacggacgccgcggcccccccggccccccccacgCCGCCCGCCGCCACCAGCCCGGCCCCCGCCACGTGTAACGGGGACAGCGACGCCGCCGCCGAGGCCCCGAAGGAGCCGAGCGGCTGA